One window of Candidatus Woesearchaeota archaeon genomic DNA carries:
- a CDS encoding LamG domain-containing protein: protein MSGFSSIVGFMFSFFVVVLVFFGIYYTYQVQIIEQQNLIKSFEEDSLNSLNYDYSLNSPFYSSGRMGLHIDNTGRDDFVYKLKDSNCFDFFVNSKYVSKDDIYFGTLGGVSSDYRSVEVDKYGISNIKEVFDFSIDNRFKSLSCDGLEKEFLLEVSKYNWWSDDWSFRNYINVENVASEQIVDYQVLVELDLSNFDFTTSAQNELRFVVPLQENFVLDLTFDDYLQTLDEYSKYLNTVNLGSNSGVDGLDPSSIEGIVLDALYFDGVDDYVRVSSDVSLEPQKSLTYAAWVKWNVSGNALQYIFVNGDTSNSLAVVNDGGINDELIQFSLNIDGSNEVLYSNTTLGNDWHFVAATYDGANMRVYLDSILVGINNIYGEIVAVSSDNYIGFDGVGSHFFGIIDEVKFLNLALFDNEIEDLYYNDLRFRELDFFIVDWDASSKVSNLFVKVPSVGSLGNVSFEMYYDNKNGVPTNSDIEAAFSYPAPRGVGYVVSERISGSTGLNIFSLYDDNEILVDTDFFVLDEQVGTTLASGSVNVDDEVFMKYLAQVEGQASSGGEIIVPISWAGTNFYTSGMRNNPDRFCMLSPYGNANVDILDNGVSVWSGVVGVGGSCVHTLNIGTTNNLGVESDIPILVSSYGDTSDDSIALKPATTEDLYGVPTGTFYMGVGASGATGTIYESDGSTSGIGLGAYGSISDTAPGSHGDSPAYRLVSDGLMGALQQADGDGVESTVFGSIYDMGVKFGSHGGNEYVIAASPYSDANCTTYNALGVEVDNVLTGVGANGVYLYAFDISNNNPYLAADWKFECDKLVWPIYEDSSDDETNLFSHMMMRQYIYPEPVVVFN from the coding sequence ATGAGTGGTTTTTCATCAATTGTTGGTTTCATGTTTTCTTTTTTCGTAGTAGTTTTAGTTTTTTTTGGAATTTATTATACTTATCAAGTTCAAATTATTGAGCAACAGAATTTGATAAAATCGTTTGAAGAAGATTCACTTAATAGTTTGAATTATGATTATTCTTTGAATTCTCCTTTTTATTCTTCAGGTAGAATGGGCCTTCATATTGATAATACTGGGAGAGATGATTTTGTTTACAAGTTAAAGGATTCTAATTGTTTTGATTTTTTTGTTAATTCTAAATATGTCAGTAAGGATGATATTTATTTTGGAACATTGGGTGGAGTTAGTTCTGATTATAGGTCTGTCGAGGTTGATAAGTACGGAATTTCAAATATTAAGGAAGTTTTTGATTTTTCGATTGATAATAGGTTTAAGTCTCTTTCTTGTGATGGTTTGGAGAAAGAATTTTTACTTGAAGTTTCAAAGTATAATTGGTGGAGTGATGATTGGAGTTTTAGGAATTATATTAATGTTGAAAATGTTGCAAGTGAGCAAATTGTTGATTATCAAGTTTTAGTTGAATTGGATTTGTCTAATTTTGATTTTACTACTTCGGCTCAAAATGAGTTGCGTTTTGTTGTGCCTTTACAGGAAAATTTTGTTTTAGATTTGACTTTTGATGATTATTTACAAACTTTAGATGAGTATTCAAAATATTTGAATACTGTTAATCTTGGTTCTAATTCTGGGGTTGATGGATTAGATCCTTCTAGTATTGAAGGTATTGTTTTAGATGCTCTTTATTTTGATGGTGTTGATGATTATGTTAGAGTTTCTAGTGATGTTAGTTTGGAGCCTCAAAAATCTTTGACTTATGCTGCATGGGTTAAGTGGAATGTTAGTGGTAATGCATTACAGTACATTTTTGTTAATGGTGATACTTCTAATTCACTTGCTGTTGTTAATGATGGAGGTATTAATGATGAATTGATTCAGTTTTCTTTGAATATTGATGGTTCAAATGAAGTTTTATATTCTAATACTACTTTAGGTAATGATTGGCATTTTGTTGCTGCAACTTATGATGGGGCTAATATGAGGGTTTATTTAGATTCGATTCTTGTTGGAATTAATAATATTTATGGGGAAATTGTAGCAGTTTCTTCGGATAATTATATTGGATTTGATGGGGTTGGTTCTCATTTTTTCGGGATTATTGATGAGGTTAAGTTTTTGAATTTGGCTTTGTTTGATAATGAGATTGAAGATTTGTATTATAATGATTTAAGATTTAGAGAACTTGATTTTTTTATTGTTGATTGGGATGCAAGTTCTAAAGTTTCTAATTTATTTGTTAAAGTTCCTAGTGTAGGGTCTTTAGGTAATGTTTCTTTTGAGATGTATTACGATAATAAAAATGGAGTTCCTACAAATTCAGATATTGAGGCAGCTTTTTCATATCCTGCGCCAAGGGGTGTAGGTTATGTTGTGTCTGAGAGGATTTCAGGTTCTACTGGTTTGAATATTTTTAGTTTGTATGACGATAATGAGATTTTAGTTGATACTGATTTCTTTGTGTTGGATGAGCAAGTTGGGACTACTTTGGCTTCAGGTTCGGTTAATGTTGATGATGAAGTATTTATGAAATATTTAGCTCAGGTAGAAGGGCAAGCATCAAGTGGAGGAGAGATTATTGTTCCTATTTCTTGGGCTGGAACTAATTTTTATACTAGTGGTATGAGGAATAATCCTGATAGATTTTGTATGCTTTCTCCTTATGGAAATGCAAATGTAGATATTTTAGATAATGGAGTTTCAGTTTGGTCAGGAGTTGTTGGAGTGGGAGGTTCTTGTGTTCATACTTTAAATATTGGAACTACGAATAATTTAGGTGTTGAGTCAGATATTCCAATTTTAGTTTCTTCTTATGGTGATACTAGTGATGACTCAATTGCTTTAAAACCTGCAACTACTGAAGATTTGTATGGTGTTCCGACTGGTACTTTTTATATGGGTGTCGGTGCTAGTGGTGCTACAGGAACTATTTATGAGAGTGATGGTTCAACTTCAGGAATAGGTCTTGGAGCATATGGTTCAATTTCAGATACTGCACCTGGAAGCCATGGAGATTCTCCTGCTTATAGGTTAGTTTCAGATGGTTTAATGGGCGCTCTGCAGCAAGCCGATGGAGATGGTGTAGAGAGTACTGTATTTGGTTCAATTTATGATATGGGTGTTAAGTTTGGTTCTCATGGTGGTAATGAGTATGTTATAGCTGCATCTCCTTATTCTGATGCTAATTGTACTACATATAATGCATTGGGTGTTGAGGTTGATAATGTA